In Planktothrix serta PCC 8927, a single genomic region encodes these proteins:
- a CDS encoding WD40 repeat domain-containing protein, producing DAEGKVIGVNGIVQLGTNPDKIVSAGIPINYFSDWRKTARLSSIPTPPNNSAPITTNPDLNSSPSPSNSSNTIAAVNNSFTLATTLTEESGEILALALSYPYIIVGNSNGSLSIWNITTSGLTRTLPAHQGSIPSITLSQDRKYLVTGGEDGLIKIWDLAIGLESPTLPLIKTISAHNNPVLAVALSPDGKKIASGSWDKTIKLWDAETGQLLKTFIGHEQLVDAIAVSPDGKILVSGSKDSSIKLWNIETGELIRTLKGHELSVLSLAISSNGEILASGSADGTIALWKLKTGQPIRRLSGHTDGVWSITITSDSKTLISGSWDKTVKLWDLATGQLKGNLKGHSGYVNAVSISPDGKTLVSGGWDGQVKVWKHP from the coding sequence TAGATGCAGAAGGAAAGGTAATTGGAGTTAATGGAATTGTTCAGTTAGGTACGAATCCTGACAAAATTGTTTCCGCCGGAATTCCGATTAATTATTTTTCAGATTGGCGAAAAACGGCGAGATTATCTTCAATTCCAACTCCCCCAAATAATTCTGCACCTATTACAACTAATCCCGATCTCAATTCTTCTCCTTCACCCTCAAACTCTTCTAATACAATAGCTGCGGTGAATAATTCTTTTACTTTAGCCACCACTTTAACGGAAGAGTCAGGAGAAATTTTAGCCTTAGCTTTATCCTATCCTTATATTATTGTTGGGAATAGTAACGGAAGCCTTTCGATTTGGAATATTACCACCAGTGGACTGACTCGAACTTTACCCGCTCATCAAGGTTCTATTCCTAGTATTACCCTGAGTCAAGATCGTAAATATTTAGTCACTGGAGGTGAAGATGGATTGATTAAAATTTGGGATTTAGCCATCGGATTAGAATCCCCTACTTTACCCTTAATTAAAACGATTTCAGCCCATAATAATCCCGTTTTAGCTGTTGCATTGAGTCCCGATGGTAAAAAAATTGCGAGTGGAAGTTGGGATAAAACAATTAAACTTTGGGATGCGGAAACAGGTCAACTTTTAAAAACTTTTATCGGACATGAACAGTTAGTCGATGCGATCGCAGTCAGTCCCGATGGTAAAATTTTAGTCAGTGGCAGTAAGGATAGTAGTATTAAACTCTGGAATATCGAAACCGGGGAATTAATTCGTACCTTAAAAGGTCATGAATTATCCGTTTTATCCCTAGCTATTAGTTCCAATGGTGAGATTTTAGCCAGTGGAAGTGCTGATGGAACTATTGCTTTATGGAAGTTAAAAACAGGTCAACCCATTCGTCGTTTAAGTGGTCATACTGATGGGGTTTGGTCAATTACAATCACCAGTGATAGTAAAACCTTAATTAGTGGAAGTTGGGATAAAACTGTGAAACTTTGGGATTTAGCAACAGGTCAATTAAAAGGAAATTTAAAAGGGCATTCTGGTTATGTCAATGCTGTTAGTATTAGTCCCGATGGTAAAACCTTAGTCAGTGGGGGATGGGATGGACAAGTAAAGGTTTGGAAGCATCCTTAA